The following coding sequences are from one Bacillota bacterium window:
- a CDS encoding DegT/DnrJ/EryC1/StrS family aminotransferase, with amino-acid sequence MVYHPRNRCSDRKRSDRTCLTLFSFIGSSNRILYNRAKAVFVDIEPDTAKIDPNFIEDAITPRTKAILPVDAFGQPARLDVIREIADRHGLVVIEDSCESLGSEYKGIKAGHGAFSHGAVFAFYPNKQITTGEGGMIVTDDDRTARLCRSMSNQGRGEAGVWLSHERLGYNYRMDELSAALGVAQMSRIEEIIAKRERVAAMYAERLARVPGVRLPHVAPEVTRMSWFVYVIRVGVDEPTPERQSAVRDHVMRRFQDAGIGCRPYFTPIHLQPFYRAEFGFKEGDFPVTELAGRTSIAIPFHNHLTAEEIDYVAGVLERALGEVQ; translated from the coding sequence TTGGTCTATCACCCACGGAACAGATGCAGCGACAGGAAAAGAAGCGACAGAACTTGTCTGACGCTGTTCAGCTTCATCGGATCCAGCAACCGCATCCTTTACAACAGGGCGAAGGCGGTGTTCGTTGACATCGAGCCAGACACCGCGAAGATCGACCCGAATTTCATCGAGGACGCCATCACTCCTCGCACGAAGGCCATCCTCCCGGTGGACGCCTTCGGTCAGCCGGCGAGGCTCGACGTCATCCGCGAGATCGCGGACCGCCACGGGCTTGTGGTGATCGAGGACTCCTGCGAGTCCCTGGGGTCCGAGTACAAGGGCATTAAGGCCGGGCACGGCGCCTTCTCGCACGGGGCGGTGTTCGCGTTCTATCCTAACAAGCAGATCACCACGGGCGAGGGCGGGATGATCGTCACCGACGACGACCGGACAGCGCGCCTCTGCCGGAGCATGTCCAACCAGGGACGGGGGGAGGCCGGGGTGTGGCTTTCCCACGAGCGGCTCGGCTACAACTACCGCATGGACGAGCTTTCGGCCGCGCTCGGGGTCGCGCAGATGTCGCGCATCGAGGAGATCATCGCCAAGCGCGAGCGGGTGGCGGCGATGTATGCGGAGCGCCTGGCGAGGGTGCCGGGGGTGCGCCTGCCGCATGTGGCTCCGGAGGTGACGCGGATGAGCTGGTTCGTGTATGTGATCCGGGTCGGCGTGGACGAGCCTACCCCCGAGCGCCAGTCCGCCGTGCGCGACCACGTGATGCGGCGCTTCCAGGATGCGGGGATCGGGTGCCGCCCGTACTTCACCCCCATCCACCTGCAGCCCTTCTACCGCGCCGAGTTCGGCTTCAAGGAGGGGGACTTCCCCGTCACCGAGCTCGCGGGACGGACGAGCATCGCCATCCCGTTCCACAACCACCTCACCGCCGAGGAGATCGACTACGTCGCAGGCGTCCTCGAGCGGGCGCTGGGGGAGGTGCAGTAG